The Bacillus vallismortis genome window below encodes:
- a CDS encoding ABC transporter permease: MVNLLYAELLKLRRSAMLLISTIGASVVPFMVVVASYVQIKTENPAPVIKFHELFSNSNLYTVLVVGVPLYGVVAAYIFNREYMDDTLKNLLTIPVSRINLILSKLLLLFFWIFFLTLVAWGLTLLLGVILQFPGLSQSLVIKSFLHFVIGGVLLFILSTPIVLITVVLKNYVPTIIFTILITLINIMTANSEHRGLFPWAAAGDISMNTLLPTYPPEYSYIGIALVSILGFASLMIYFNKVDIH, translated from the coding sequence TTGGTTAATCTGTTATATGCGGAGTTACTAAAGCTCAGGAGGTCTGCGATGCTTCTAATAAGTACAATAGGAGCTTCGGTAGTCCCGTTTATGGTAGTCGTTGCATCCTATGTACAAATAAAGACTGAGAATCCCGCTCCAGTCATAAAATTTCATGAACTTTTCAGCAACTCTAACTTATATACAGTTCTAGTTGTGGGAGTTCCGCTTTATGGAGTTGTTGCCGCTTATATTTTTAACCGAGAATATATGGATGATACTCTCAAAAACCTTTTAACTATACCTGTTTCCAGAATAAATCTTATTCTTAGCAAATTATTGCTGCTATTTTTCTGGATATTCTTTTTAACCTTAGTTGCTTGGGGGCTTACTTTATTACTAGGTGTGATATTGCAATTCCCGGGTCTCAGCCAATCACTCGTCATCAAATCATTTTTGCACTTTGTTATTGGCGGTGTGTTGTTATTTATTTTATCAACACCTATTGTCCTGATCACAGTTGTATTAAAGAATTACGTACCCACCATTATTTTTACTATTCTAATCACTTTGATAAATATCATGACAGCTAATTCAGAACATAGAGGTTTGTTCCCGTGGGCAGCGGCTGGAGACATTTCAATGAATACGCTTCTCCCTACTTATCCTCCGGAGTATTCCTATATAGGAATTGCTTTAGTCTCAATATTAGGATTTGCTTCTTTAATGATCTATTTTAACAAGGTGGATATACATTAA
- a CDS encoding undecaprenyl-diphosphatase yields the protein MSFSEQNITAFRAVNDLGKEYPFLNSAMIILAEYAVFILALVMLVFWFTRNYKNRMMVIQAGVAFIIAEIMGKIAGQFYSNNQPFAVLPNVNKLVDHAVDNSFPSDHTILFFSISFSFWLVHKKTGWIWIIFALSVAISRIWVGVHYPFDVAAAALFGILSAILSYWIVPRLALVKRVLTIYEKGEGYILPRKERSKDF from the coding sequence ATGTCATTCTCAGAGCAGAATATTACCGCTTTTCGTGCTGTAAACGATTTAGGTAAAGAATATCCATTTTTAAACTCAGCAATGATCATACTTGCTGAATACGCAGTATTTATATTAGCACTCGTTATGCTTGTTTTCTGGTTTACTCGGAACTATAAAAACAGAATGATGGTCATACAGGCGGGAGTTGCATTCATCATAGCTGAGATTATGGGGAAAATTGCTGGTCAATTCTATTCTAATAATCAACCGTTCGCAGTTCTTCCAAACGTTAACAAACTGGTAGATCATGCGGTGGATAACTCATTTCCAAGCGATCACACCATTCTATTTTTTTCTATCTCATTCTCTTTTTGGCTTGTACATAAAAAAACAGGCTGGATTTGGATCATATTTGCACTTAGTGTAGCTATTTCACGCATATGGGTGGGGGTGCACTATCCTTTCGATGTTGCTGCCGCAGCTCTTTTTGGAATTCTTTCAGCGATATTATCGTATTGGATTGTGCCAAGGCTTGCATTGGTTAAAAGAGTTCTCACTATTTATGAAAAGGGCGAGGGATATATTTTACCTCGAAAAGAGAGGTCTAAAGATTTTTAA
- a CDS encoding MFS transporter, with the protein MKTMISLLKNRNYLKLFLASFTSQMGGTIGITALMFYLLDQYSKQPSYATMTELMLSLPTLAVFFLVGVFADRLDRQLIAKNCDWVCAVLSVLLFFALVMDVMPIVFMLLFLRGAVKSFFYPAQSSIVQGILNEKEYPTAAGLNQMVASLFVLFGSGIGIFSYWAIGIEGAILIDALSFLISGMLIHFCNISEDIRLPNGKHSFKDLKILLVLSDFKKGLIYIKKHKLLLCLVSGFIVFGILNGGLSVMQVFILKYKLSPTNYEEISIILGIVFGSGVLAGSFLASSLSHKLKLQTILILALLTAGGATIISSLVNSVWLYMICTAGVALAIPMINVAIGGWIPKIIDPKMMGRVQGCINPLMMFSQSLTLLFIASFYPVILTVESLFWLVGGCLILIGFLYMLVLPRFSASSVNKTANQIVDS; encoded by the coding sequence ATGAAAACTATGATATCTCTTCTTAAAAATAGGAATTATTTAAAACTATTCCTTGCCTCCTTTACCTCACAAATGGGAGGAACAATAGGTATAACCGCCCTTATGTTTTATCTTCTTGATCAGTATTCCAAACAGCCATCTTATGCCACTATGACTGAACTCATGTTATCCTTACCCACTTTGGCTGTATTTTTCCTTGTAGGTGTATTTGCAGACCGCCTTGACAGACAACTAATCGCTAAGAATTGTGACTGGGTCTGTGCTGTGTTATCTGTTTTGTTATTCTTTGCTTTAGTTATGGATGTAATGCCGATAGTTTTTATGTTGCTCTTTTTAAGAGGAGCTGTAAAAAGCTTTTTTTATCCAGCTCAATCCTCAATCGTACAAGGGATCTTGAACGAAAAAGAGTATCCCACGGCAGCTGGATTGAATCAAATGGTTGCCAGCTTATTTGTACTCTTTGGCAGCGGGATCGGGATATTCAGTTATTGGGCAATTGGTATAGAAGGTGCAATTCTAATCGATGCTTTAAGTTTCCTTATAAGCGGAATGCTTATACACTTTTGCAATATTTCTGAAGACATTAGATTACCGAATGGAAAGCACTCGTTCAAGGACTTAAAAATCCTGCTTGTTTTGAGTGATTTTAAAAAAGGCTTAATTTATATAAAAAAACACAAATTGCTTCTTTGTCTTGTTTCTGGGTTTATTGTATTTGGAATTTTAAATGGAGGATTATCTGTCATGCAAGTCTTCATCTTAAAGTATAAGCTTAGCCCAACAAATTATGAAGAAATATCTATCATATTGGGCATTGTATTTGGATCTGGAGTTCTGGCTGGAAGTTTTCTCGCGTCGAGCCTTTCGCATAAATTAAAGCTTCAAACCATACTGATTTTAGCTCTGCTGACTGCGGGGGGAGCAACTATTATAAGCTCTTTGGTAAATAGTGTGTGGCTTTATATGATATGCACAGCCGGAGTGGCATTGGCAATACCTATGATTAATGTAGCTATAGGAGGATGGATACCCAAAATTATTGATCCAAAGATGATGGGAAGGGTCCAAGGATGTATTAATCCATTAATGATGTTTTCTCAGTCCTTAACACTTCTGTTCATTGCTTCATTTTATCCGGTTATTTTAACAGTTGAGTCACTATTTTGGCTGGTAGGAGGATGTTTAATACTTATTGGTTTCCTTTATATGCTAGTTTTGCCTAGATTTAGCGCCAGCTCAGTTAATAAAACTGCCAATCAAATCGTTGATAGTTAA